The following coding sequences are from one Macaca mulatta isolate MMU2019108-1 chromosome 7, T2T-MMU8v2.0, whole genome shotgun sequence window:
- the MAP1A gene encoding microtubule-associated protein 1A isoform X1 — translation METEAGPARPHGVAMETTPGLGLRSPGAPLAQNPAEPLFEAGAAVATARWDLQKHSLLIVIGDIGTESQLRAVRAHLEQGILSWNIDLSSFDLNQQLRLFITRHLAHFSSEVKGQRTLCHQSEILETIILVNPSADSISSEVHRLLSSSSAHKLLILSGQSLEPGGDLVLQSGTYSYENFAQVLHNPEISQLLSNRDPGIQAFLTVSCLGEGDWSHLGLSSSQETLHLRLNPEPTLPTMDGVAEFSEYVSETVDVPSPFDLLEPPTSGGFLKLSKPCCYIFPGGRGDSALFAVNGFNILVDGGSDRKSCFWKLVRHLDRIDSVLLTHIGADNLPGINGLLQRKVAELEEEQSQGSSSYSDWVKNLISPELGVVFFNVPEKLRLPDASRKAKRSIEEACLTLQHLNRLGIQAEPLYRVVSNTIEPLTLFHKMGVGRLDMYVLNPVKDSKEMQFLMQKWAGNSKAKTGIVLANGKEAEISVPYLTSITALVVWLPANPTEKIVRVLFPGNAPQNKILEGLEKLRHLDFLRYPVATQKDLASGAVPTNLKPSKIKQRADSKESLKATTKTAVSKLAKREEVVEEGAKEARSELAKELAKTEKKAKESSEKPPEKPAKPERVRTESSEALKAEKRKLIKDKVGKKHLKEKISKLEEKKDKEKKEIKKERKELKKDEGRKEEKKDAKKEEKRKDTKPEVKKISKPDLKPFTPEVRKTLYKAKAPGRVKVDRSRAVRGEKELSSEPRTPPAQKGAVPLPTISGHRELVLSSPEDLTQDFEEMKREERALLAEQRDMGLGDKPFPLDTAEEGPPSTAIQATPPCVPGLGQEEHVMKEKEVVPEVPEEQGSKDRGLDSGAETEEEKDTWEEKKQRESERLPDRTEAREESEPEVKEDVIEKAELEEMEEVHPSDEEEEDATKAEGFYQKHMQEALKVTPRSREAFGGRELGLQGKAPEKETSSFLSSLTTPAGATEHVSYIQDETIPGYSETEQTISDEEIHDEPEERPAPPRFHTSTYDLPGPEGAGPFEASQPADSAVPATSGKVYGAPETELTYPTNIVAAPLAEEEHVSSATSITECDKLSSFATSVAEDQSVASLTAPQTEETGKSSLLLDTVTSIPSSRTEATQGLDYVPSAGTISPTSSLEEDKGFKSPPCEDFSVTGESEKRGEIIGKGLSGERAVEEEEEETAHVGMSEKLCSQYGTPVFSAPGHALHPGEPALGEAEERCLSPDDSTVKMASPPPSGPPSATHTPFHQSPVEEKSEPQDFQEADSWGDTKRTPGVGKEDAVEETVKPGPEEGTLEKEEKLPPPRSPQAQEAPVSIDERLTGCTIQLLPEQDKAIVFETMEAGEPTGPILGAEALPGGLRTLPQEPVKPQKDEVLRYPDRSLSPDDAESLSVLSVASPDTANQEPTPKSPCGLTEQYLHTDRWPEVSPEDTQSLSLSEESPSKETSLDVSSKQLSPESLGTLQFGELNLGKEETGHLMQAEDTSHHAAPMSVPEPHAATVSPPTDGTTRYSAQTNITDESLDRKSPASSFSHSTPSGNGKYLPGAITSPGEHILTPESSFSKSPESLPSPALEDIAIEWEDKVPGLKDRTSEQKKKEPEPKDEVLQQKDKTLEHKEVVEPKDTAIYQKDEALDIKNEAVKQQDKALEQKGRDLEQKDTALEQKDKALEPKDKDLEEKDKALEQKDKIPEEKDKALEQKDTALEQKDKALEPKDKDLEQKDRVLEKKDKIPEEIDKALDQKVRRVEHKAPEDTVTEMKGRDLEQTDKAPEQKHQAQEQKDKISEKKDQALEQKYWALGQKDEALEQNIKALEEKDQTQEQESLLQEDKTRKPKMLEEKSPEKVKAMEEKLEALLEKTKALGLEESLVQEGKARKQEEKYWRGQDVVQEWRETSPTREEPVGEQKELAPAWEDTSPEQDNRYWRGREDVALEQDTYWRELSCERKVWFPHELDGQGARPRYTEERESTFLDEGPDDEQEVPPREHTTRSPWASDFKDFQESSPQKGLEVERWLAESPVGLPPEEEDKLTRSPFEIISPPASPPEMVGQRVPSAPGQESPIPDPKLMPPMKNEPTTPSWLADIPPWVPKDRPLPPPPLSPAPGPPTPAPEPHTPAPFSWGTAEYDSVVAAVQEGAAELEGGPYSPLGKDYRKAEGEREEEGRAEAPDKSSHSSKVPEASKSHATMEPEQTEPEQREPTPYPDERSFQYADIYEQMMLTGLGPACPTREPPLGAAGDWPPRLSTKEEAAGRNTSAEKELSSPVSPKSLQSDTPTFSYAALAGPTVPPRPEPGPSVEPSLTPPAVPPRAPILSKGPSPPLNGNILSCSPDRRSPSPKESGRSHWDDSTSDSELEKGARERSEKEAQSPSPPHPVSMGPPTLWPETEARISPPLDSHLGPARPSLDFPASAFGFSSLQPAPPQLPSPAEPRSAPCGSLAFSGDRALALAPGPPTRTRHDEYLEVTKAPSLDSSLPQLPSPSSPGAPLLSNLPRPASPALSDGSSSEATTPVISSVAERFSPGLEAAEQESGELDPGTEPAAHSLWDLTPLSPAPPASLDLALAPAPSLPGDMGDGTLPCHLECSGAAMEKPSPFQGPSEDCAANGPTESSPNPPGPAPAKAENEEAAACPAWERGAWPEGAERSSRPDTLLSPEQPLCPTGGSGGPSSSASPEVEAGPQGCATEPRPHRGELSPSFLNPPLPPSTDDSDLSTEEARLVGRGGRRRAGGPGTTGGPCPVTDETPPTSASDSGSSQSDSDVPPETEECPSITAEAALDSDEDGDFLPVDKAGGVSGTHHPRPGHDPPPLPQPDPRPSPPRPDVCMADPEGLSSESGRVDRLREKEKVQGRVGRRAPGKAKPASPARRLDLRGKRSPTPGKGPADRASRAPPRPRSTTSQVTPAEEKDGHSPMSKGLVNGLKAGPMALSSKGGSGAPVYVDLAYIPNHCSGKTADLDFFRRVRASYYVVSGNDPANGEPSRAVLDALLEGKAQWGENLQVTLIPTHDTEVTREWYQQTHEQQQQLNVLVLASSSTVVMQDESFPACKIEF, via the exons ATGGAGACCGAGGCCGGGCCTGCGCGGCCTCACGGCGTTGCCATGGAGACGACTCCGGGGCTGGGGCTCCGAAGTCCCGGAGCACCGCTGGCTCAGAACCCCGCGGAGCCGCTGTTCGAGGCCGGAGCCGCGGTGGCGACTGCACGCTGGGACCTGCAGAAGCACTCTTTGCTAATTGTGATCGGCGATATCGGTACAGAGAGTCAGCTGAGGGCCGTGCGGGCCCACCTTGAACAAG GGATTCTCTCCTGGAACATTGACCTGTCATCCTTTGACTTGAACCAACAATTGAGACTCTTCATTACCCGGCATCTAGCTCACTTCTCCTCAGAGGTCAAAG GCCAGAGGACCCTTTGCCATCAGAGTGAGATCCTAGAGACCATCATCCTGGTAAATCCCAGTGCAGACAGCATCAGCTCTGAG GTTCACCGTCTTCTTAGCAGCTCATCAGCTCATAAACTACTAATCTTGAGTGGGCAAAGTTTGGAGCCCGGGGGAGACCTCGTCCTACAGAGTGGCACCTACTCGTATGAAAACTTTGCCCAGGTCCTTCACAACCCCGAG ATCTCCCAATTGCTCAGCAATAGAGACCCTGGGATCCAGGCCTTCCTCACCGTGTCGTGCTTAGGGGAAGGTGATTGGAGCCACCTGGGATTATCCAGTTCCCAAGAGACCCTGCACCTCCGGCTAAACCCTGAGCCCACGCTGCCCACCATGGATGGCGTGGCTGAGTTCTCCGAGTATGTCTCTGAGACTGTGGACGTGCCATCCCCATTTGACCTGCTAGAGCCCCCCACCTCAGGGGGCTTTCTCAAGCTCTCCAAGCCTTGTTGCTACATCTTCCCAGGTGGTCGTGGGGACTCTGCCCTCTTTGCTGTCAATGGTTTCAACATCCTGGTGGATGGTGGCTCTGATCGCAAGTCCTGCTTTTGGAAGCTGGTGCGGCATCTGGACCGCATTGACTCGGTGCTACTCACACACATTGGGGCAGACAACCTGCCAGGCATCAATGGACTACTGCAGCGCAAAGTGGCAGAGCTAGAGGAGGAGCAGTCCCAGGGCTCTAGCAGCTACAGCGACTGGGTGAAGAACCTTATCTCCCCTGAGCTTGGAGTTGTCTTTTTCAACGTGCCTGAAAAGCTGCGGCTTCCTGATGCCTCCCGGAAAGCCAAGCGCAGCATTGAGGAGGCCTGCCTCACTCTGCAGCACTTAAACCGCCTGGGCATCCAGGCTGAGCCTCTGTATCGTGTGGTCAGCAACACCATTGAGCCACTGACCCTCTTCCACAAAATGGGTGTGGGCCGGCTGGATATGTATGTCCTCAACCCTGTCAAGGACAGCAAGGAGATGCAGTTCCTCATGCAAAAGTGGGCAGGAAATAGTAAAGCCAAGACAGGCATTGTGCTGGCCAATGGGAAGGAGGCTGAGATCTCCGTGCCCTACCTTACCTCTATCACTGCTCTGGTGGTCTGGCTACCAGCCAACCCCACTGAGAAGATTGTGCGTGTGCTTTTTCCAGGAAATGCTCCCCAAAACAAGATCTTGGAGGGCCTGGAAAAGCTTCGGCATCTGGACTTCCTGCGTTACCCTGTGGCCACACAGAAGGACCTGGCTTCTGGGGCTGTGCCTACCAACCTCAAGCCCAGCAAAATCAAACAGCGGGCTGATAGCAAGGAGAGCCTCAAAGCCACTACCAAGACAGCCGTGAGCAAGTTGGCCAAACGGGAGGAGGTGGTGGAAGAGGGAGCCAAGGAGGCCCGCTCAGAGCTGGCCAAGGAGTTAGCCAAAACAGAGAAGAAGGCAAAAGAGTCATCTGAGAAGCCCCCAGAGAAGCCTGCCAAGCCTGAGAGGGTGAGGACAGAGTCAAGTGAGGCACTGAAGGCAGAGAAGCGAAAGCTGATCAAAGACAAGGTAGGGAAAAAGCACCTTAAAGAAAAGATATCaaagctggaagaaaaaaaagacaaggagaaaaaagagatcaaaaaagagaggaaagaactcaagaaggatgaaggaaggaaggaggagaagaaggatgccaagaaggaggagaagaggaaagataCCAAACCTGAGGTCAAGAAGATTTCCAAGCCAGACCTAAAGCCCTTTACTCCTGAGGTACGTAAGACCCTCTACAAAGCCAAGGCCCCTGGAAGAGTCAAAGTAGACAGGAGCCGTGCTGTCCGTGGGGAGAAGGAGCTGTCTTCCGAGCCCCGGACACCCCCAGCCCAGAAGGGGGCTGTACCACTCCCAACCATCAGTGGGCACAGGGAGCTGGTCCTGTCCTCACCAGAGGACCTCACACAGGACTTTGAGGAGATGAAGCGTGAGGAGAGGGCTTTGCTGGCTGAACAAAGGGACATGGGACTAGGAGATAAGCCATTCCCTCTAGACACTGCAGAGGAGGGACCCCCAAGTACAGCTATCCAGGCAACACCACCCTGTGTTCCAGGGCTGGGACAAGAAGAACATGTGatgaaggagaaagaggttgtCCCAGAGGTCCCTGAGGAACAAGGCAGCAAGGACAGAGGCCTAGACTCTGGGGCTgaaacagaggaagagaaagatacCTGGGAGGAAAAGAAACAGAGGGAATCAGAGAGGCTCCCAGACAGAACAGAAGCCAGAGAGGAAAGTGAACCTGAAGTAAAGGAGGATGTGATAGAAAAGGCTGAGTTAGAAGAAATGGAGGAGGTACACCCTTcagatgaggaggaagaggatgcgACAAAAGCTGAGGGTTTTTACCAAAAACATATGCAGGAAGCCTTGAAGGTAACTCCAAGGAGCAGGGAGGCTTTTGGGGGTCGGGAATTGGGACTCCAGGGCAAGGCCCCTGAGAAGGAGACCTCGTCATTCCTAAGCAGCCTGACCACACCTGCAGGAGCCACTGAGCATGTCTCTTACATCCAGGATGAGACAATCCCTGGCTACTCAGAGACTGAGCAGACCATCTCAGATGAGGAGATTCATGATGAGCCGGAGGAGCGCCCAGCTCCACCCAGATTTCACACAAGTACGTATGACCTCCCCGGGCCTGAAGGTGCTGGCCCATTCGAAGCCAGCCAACCTGCCGATAGTGCTGTTCCTGCTACCTCTGGCAAAGTCTATGGAGCGCCAGAGACTGAACTCACCTACCCCACTAACATAGTGGCTGCCCCTTTGGCTGAAGAGGAACATGTGTCCTCAGCCACTTCAATAACTGAGTGTGACAAACTTTCTTCCTTTGCCACATCAGTGGCTGAGGACCAATCTGTGGCCTCACTTACAGCTCCCCAGACAGAGGAGACAGGCAAGAGCTCCCTGCTGCTTGACACAGTCACAAGCATCCCTTCCTCCCGTACTGAAGCTACGCAGGGCTTGGACTATGTGCCATCAGCTGGTACCATCTCACCCACCTCCTCACTGGAAGAAGACAAGGGCTTCAAATCACCACCCTGTGAGGACTTCTCTGTGACTGGGGAgtcagagaagagaggagagatcATAGGGAAAGGCTTGTCTGGAGAAAGAGctgtggaagaggaagaggaggagacagcACATGTAGGGATGTCTGAGAAACTTTGCAGTCAATATGGAACTCCAGTGTTTAGTGCCCCTGGGCATGCCCTACATCCAGGGGAACCAGCCCTTGGAGAAGCGGAGGAGCGGTGCCTTAGCCCAGATGACAGCACAGTGAAGATGGCTTCTCCTCCACCATCTGGCCCACCCAGTGCCACCCACACACCCTTTCATCAGTCCCCAGTGGAAGAAAAGTCTGAGCCCCAAGACTTTCAGGAAGCAGACTCCTGGGGAGACACTAAGCGCACACCAGGTGTGGGCAAGGAAGATGCTGTGGAGGAGACAGTCAAGCCAGGGCCTGAAGAGGGCAcactagagaaggaagagaagcttCCTCCTCCCAGGAGCCCCCAGGCCCAGGAAGCACCTGTCAGCATTGATGAGAGACTTACAGGCTGTACCATTCAACTGCTGCCAGAGCAGGATAAAGCAATAGTCTTTGAGACTATGGAGGCAGGAGAGCCCACAGGCCCCATTCTGGGAGCAGAAGCCCTTCCCGGAGGTTTGAGGACATTACCCCAAGAACCTGTCAAACCTCAGAAAGATGAGGTGCTCAGATATCCTGACAGAAGCCTCTCTCCTGACGATGCAGAATCCCTCTCTGTCCTCAGCGTGGCCTCCCCAGACACTGCCAACCAAGAGCCCACCCCCAAGTCTCCCTGTGGCCTGACAGAGCAGTACCTACACACAGACCGTTGGCCAGAGGTATCTCCAGAAGACACCCAGTCACTTTCTCTGTCAGAAGAGAGTCCCAGCAAGGAGACCTCCCTGGATGTCTCTTCTAAGCAACTCTCTCCAGAAAGCCTTGGCACCCTTCAGTTTGGGGAACTAAACCTTGGGAAGGAAGAAACGGGGCATCTGATGCAGGCCGAGGATACCTCTCACCACGCAGCTCCCATGTCTGTTCCAGAGCCCCATGCAGCCACAGTGTCACCTCCCACAGACGGGACGACTCGATACTCTGCACAGACAAACATCACAGATGAGAGCCTTGACAGGAAATCACCTGCCAGCTCATTCTCTCACTCTACACCTTCAGGAAATGGGAAGTACTTACCTGGGGCGATCACAAGCCCTGGTGAACACATTCTGACACCTGAGAGCTCCTTCTCCAAGAGTCCTGAGTCTTTGCCAAGCCCTGCCTTGGAGGACATTGCCATAGAGTGGGAAGATAAAGTTCCAGGGTTGAAGGACAGAACCtcagaacagaagaaaaaggaaccTGAGCCAAAGGATGAAGTTTTACAGCAGAAAGACAAAACTCTGGAGCACAAGGAGGTGGTAGAGCCGAAGGACACAGCCATCTATCAGAAAGATGAGGCTCTGGATATAAAGAATGAGGCTGTGAAACAGCAGGATAAGGCtttagaacaaaaaggcagagactTAGAACAAAAGGACACAGCCCTGGAACAGAAGGACAAGGCCCTGGAACCAAAAGACAAAGACttagaagaaaaagacaaggCCCTGGAACAGAAGGATAAGATCccagaagagaaagacaaagccTTAGAACAAAAGGACACAGCCCTGGAACAGAAGGACAAGGCTCTGGAACCAAAAGATAAAGACTTAGAACAAAAGGACCGGGTCCTGGAAAAGAAGGATAAGATCCCAGAAGAGATAGACAAAGCCTTAGATCAAAAAGTCAGACGTGTTGAACATAAGGCTCCAGAGGACACGGTCACTGAAATGAAGGGCAGAGACCTAGAACAGACAGACAAAGCCCCTGAACAGAAACACCAGGCCCAGGAACAAAAGGATAAAATCTCAGAAAAGAAGGATCAGGCCTTAGAACAAAAGTACTGGGCTTTGGGACAGAAGGATGAAGCCCTGGAACAAAACATTAAGGCTCTGGAAGAGAAGGACCAAACTCAGGAGCAGGAGAGCCTACTGCAGGAGGATAAAACCAGGAAACCAAAGATGCTAgaggaaaaatccccagaaaaGGTCAAGGCCATGGAAGAGAAGTTAGAAGCTCTTCTGGAGAAGACCAAAGCTCTGGGCCTGGAAGAGAGCCTAGTGCAGGAGGGCAAGgccagaaagcaggaagagaagtaCTGGAGGGGGCAGGATGTGGTCCAGGAGTGGCGAGAAACATCTCCTACCAGAGAAGAGCCGGTTGGAGAACAGAAAGAGCTTGCCCCGGCATGGGAGGACACATCTCCTGAGCAGGACAATAGGTATTGGAGAGGCAGAGAGGATGTGGCCTTGGAACAGGACACATACTGgagggagctaagctgtgagcgGAAAGTCTGGTTCCCTCACGAGCTGGATGGTCAGGGGGCCCGCCCACGCTACACTGAGGAACGGGAAAGTACTTTCCTAGATGAGGGCCCAGACGATGAGCAAGAAGTGCCCCCGCGGGAACACACAACCCGGAGCCCCTGGGCCTCAGACTTCAAGGATTTCCAGGAATCCTCCCCACAGAAGGGGCTGGAGGTGGAGCGCTGGCTTGCTGAATCCCCAGTTGGGTTGCCACCAGAGGAAGAGGACAAACTGACCCGCTCTCCCTTTGAGATCATCTCCCCTCCGGCTTCCCCACCTGAGATGGTTGGACAAAGGGTTCCTTCAGCCCCAGGACAAGAGAGTCCTATCCCAGACCCTAAGCTCATGCCACCCATGAAAAATGAACCCACTACCCCCTCATGGCTGGCTGACATCCCACCCTGGGTGCCCAAGGACAgacccctcccccctccaccccttTCCCCAGCTCCAggtccccccacccctgccccagagCCCCACACTCCTGCACCCTTCTCTTGGGGCACAGCTGAGTATGACAGTGTGGTGGCTGCAGTGCAGGAGGGGGCAGCTGAGTTGGAAGGTGGGCCATACTCCCCGCTGGGGAAGGACTACCGCAAGGctgaaggggaaagggaagaagaaggtAGGGCTGAGGCTCCTGACAAAAGCTCACACAGCTCAAAGGTACCAGAGGCCAGCAAAAGCCATGCCACCATGGAGCCTGAGCAGACTGAGCCGGAGCAGAGAGAGCCCACACCCTATCCTGATGAGAGAAGCTTTCAGTATGCAGACATCTATGAGCAGATGATGCTTACTGGGCTTGGCCCTGCATGCCCCACTAGAGAGCCTCCACTTGGAGCAGCTGGGGATTGGCCCCCACGCCTCTCAACCAAGGAGGAGGCTGCCGGCCGAAACACATCTGCAGAGAAGGAGCTTTCATCTCCTGTCTCACCCAAGAGCCTCCAATCTGACACTCCAACCTTCAGCTATGCAGCCCTGGCAGGACCCACTGTACCCCCAAGGCCAGAGCCAGGGCCAAGTGTGGAGCCCAGCCTCACCCCACCTGCAGTTCCCCCCCGTGCTCCTATCCTGAGCAAAGGCCCAAGCCCCCCTCTTAATGGTAACATCCTGAGCTGCAGCCCAGATAGGAGGTCCCCATCCCCCAAGGAATCAGGCCGGAGTCATTGGGATGACAGCACTAGTGACTCAGAACTGGAGAAGGGGGCTCGGGAACGGTCAGAAAAAGAGGCCCAATCCCCAAGTCCTCCTCACCCCGTTTCTATGGGGCCCCCCACATTATGGCCAGAAACTGAGGCACGAATTAGCCCTCCCTTGGACTCACACCTGGGGCCTGCCCGACCCAGTCTGGACTTCCCTGCTTCAGCCTTTGGCTTCTCCTCATTGCAGCCAGCTCCCCCACAGCTACCCTCTCCAGCTGAACCCCGCTCAGCACCCTGTGGCTCCCTTGCCTTCTCTGGGGACCGAGCTCTGGCTCTGGCTCCAGGACCCCCCACCAGAACCCGGCATGATGAATACCTGGAAGTGACCAAGGCCCCCAGCCTGGATTCCTCGCTGCCCCAGCTCCCATCACCCAGCTCTCCTGGGGCCCCTCTCCTCTCCAATCTGCCACGACCTGCTTCACCAGCCCTGTCTGATGGCTCCTCCTCTGAAGCTACCACACCTGTGATTTCGAGTGTGGCTGAGCGCTTCTCTCCAGGCCTTGAGGCTGCAGAACAGGAGTCTGGAGAGCTGGACCCAGGAACGGAACCAGCTGCCCACAGCCTCTGGGACCTCACTCCTCTGAGCCCAGCACCCCCAGCTTCACTGGACTTGGCCCTAGCTCCGGCTCCAAGCCTGCCTGGAGACATGGGTGATGGCACCCTGCCGTGCCACCTGGAGTGCTCAGGGGCAGCCATGGAGAAGCCAAGCCCCTTCCAGGGTCCCTCTGAGGACTGTGCAGCCAATGGCCCAACTGAAAGCAGCCCTAaccccccaggccctgccccagccAAGGCTGAAAACGAAGAGGCTGCGGCTTGTCCTGCCTGGGAACGTGGAGCCTGGCCTGAAGGAGCTGAGAGGAGCTCCCGGCCTGACACACTGCTCTCCCCTGAGCAGCCACTGTGTCCTACAGGGGGCTCCGGGGGTCCATCCAGCAGTGCCTCTCCCGAGGTCGAAGCTGGGCCCCAGGGATGTGCCACTGAGCCCCGGCCCCATCGTGGGGAGCTCTCCCCATCCTTCCTGAACCCACCTCTGCCCCCATCCACAGATGATAGCGACCTCTCAACTGAGGAAGCTCGACTAGTAGGAAGAGGGGGGCGGCGTCGGGCAGGAGGGCCAGGGACCACGGGGGGCCCATGCCCTGTGACTGATGAGACACCCCCCACATCAGCCAGTGACTCAGGCTCCTCACAGTCAGATTCTGATGTCCCGCCAGAAACTGAGGAGTGCCCATCCATCACAGCTGAGGCAGCCCTCGACTCAGATGAAGACGGGGACTTCCTGCCTGTGGACAAAGCTGGGGGTGTCAGTGGTACTCACCACCCCAGGCCTGGCCACGACCCACCCCCTCTCCCACAGCCAGACCCCCGCCCATCCCCTCCCCGCCCTGATGTGTGCATGGCTGACCCCGAGGGGCTCAGCTCAGAGTCTGGGAGAGTAGATAGGCTACGGGAGAAGGAGAAGGTTCAGGGGCGAGTAGGGCGCAGGGCCCCAGGCAAGGCCAAGCCAGCGTCCCCTGCACGGCGTCTGGATCTTCGGGGAAAACGCTCACCCACCCCTGGTAAAGGGCCTGCAGATCGAGCATCCCGGGCCCCACCCCGACCACGCAGCACTACAAGCCAGGTCACCCCAGCAGAGGAAAAGGATGGACACAGCCCCATGTCCAAAGGCCTAGTCAATGGACTCAAGGCAGGACCGA TGGCCTTGAGTTCCAAGGGCGGCTCTGGTGCCCCTGTATATGTGGATCTCGCCTACATCCCGAATCATTGCAGTGGCAAGACTGCTGACCTTGACTTCTTCCGTCGAGTGCGTGCATCCTACTATGTGGTCAGTGGGAATGACCCTGCCAATGGAGAGCCAAGCCGGGCTGTGCTGGATGCCCTGCTGGAGGGCAAGGCCCAGTGGGGGGAGAATCTTCAG GTGACTCTGATCCCTACTCATGACACGGAGGTGACTCGTGAGTGGTACCAACAAACTCAcgagcagcagcagcaactgAACGTCCTGGTCCTGGCTAGCAGCAGCACCGTGGTCATGCAGGATGAGTCCTTCCCTGCCTGCAAGATTGAGTTCTGA